From the Accumulibacter sp. genome, one window contains:
- a CDS encoding TA system VapC family ribonuclease toxin translates to MSFGIDVNILLYASDRSSPWHEKASAFLQRCAAGSEVFCIAWVTALSYLRMATHGSIFAQPLSADEAAGNVEALLALPHCRALGEDEGFWEVYRQVTRAFSVRGNLVPDAHLAAVLRQHGVVTLYTHDRDFRKFDFLRAIDPLV, encoded by the coding sequence GTGAGCTTCGGAATCGACGTCAACATCCTGCTCTACGCGTCCGACCGAAGCAGTCCGTGGCACGAGAAGGCGTCGGCCTTCCTGCAACGGTGCGCGGCGGGAAGCGAGGTGTTCTGCATCGCCTGGGTGACCGCCCTGAGCTATCTGCGCATGGCCACGCACGGATCGATCTTCGCCCAGCCCTTGTCAGCCGACGAGGCAGCCGGCAATGTGGAAGCTCTGTTGGCGCTTCCACACTGTCGCGCGCTGGGGGAGGACGAGGGGTTTTGGGAGGTCTATCGTCAGGTGACGCGCGCCTTTTCCGTCCGTGGCAATCTCGTCCCGGACGCACACTTGGCCGCTGTCCTGCGTCAACACGGCGTGGTCACGCTCTACACGCACGACCGCGACTTCCGGAAGTTCGACTTCTTGCGGGCCATCGATCCGCTGGTGTAG
- a CDS encoding type II toxin-antitoxin system Phd/YefM family antitoxin, giving the protein MTILTAREARANLYRLIDQTSESHQPIFISGRRTSAVLVSAEDWQAIHETLFLLSVPGLRDSMWTHYE; this is encoded by the coding sequence ATGACCATCCTGACCGCCCGCGAAGCGCGTGCGAATCTGTATCGCCTGATCGATCAAACCTCGGAGTCACATCAGCCGATCTTCATTTCGGGCAGGAGAACCAGCGCCGTGCTGGTTTCTGCAGAGGATTGGCAGGCGATTCATGAAACACTGTTCCTGCTTTCCGTTCCCGGACTCCGCGACTCGATGTGGACGCACTACGAATAG
- a CDS encoding PEP-CTERM sorting domain-containing protein produces the protein MITSAASRESTARRATSCRLYRASRVRGIDLPAGSSLSKKFTGWCRTVARSCHESDRTIQLQQALEFVFQLLARNMLGLLCRNPDAIAQPTTMEKKMMSFRKTILAAALLTVAGAATAASVTVQFPTSSATVVASVGSLSPTEVGWFWSAARGDLVSENYPGTGLFNPSSLSMDLNVTRNVLSSGQSVVWDVLVNSVDVGDWIWSSADGTGLTNIALAFAPIAGEFNSLALVVKNEVPGGAGSIALGLDTRTTVSNEVPEPGTMLLLGLTMAGLAASRRRQ, from the coding sequence ATGATCACGAGTGCGGCAAGCCGCGAATCCACGGCCAGGCGCGCGACATCCTGCCGCTTGTACCGCGCCAGCCGTGTCCGCGGGATCGACCTTCCCGCGGGCTCGAGTCTGTCGAAGAAATTTACAGGCTGGTGCCGAACGGTGGCTCGGTCGTGCCACGAAAGCGATCGCACAATTCAATTGCAACAAGCACTTGAATTCGTTTTTCAGCTGCTGGCACGGAACATGCTAGGGTTGTTGTGCCGCAATCCAGACGCGATTGCCCAACCAACTACCATGGAGAAGAAAATGATGTCCTTCCGCAAAACCATCCTGGCCGCCGCGCTGCTTACCGTCGCCGGAGCGGCGACCGCGGCGAGTGTAACCGTCCAGTTCCCGACGAGTTCGGCAACGGTCGTGGCCTCGGTTGGCTCCCTGTCCCCGACCGAGGTCGGCTGGTTCTGGTCTGCTGCACGCGGCGACCTCGTCTCGGAGAACTACCCCGGCACGGGCCTGTTCAACCCGAGCTCGCTGTCGATGGATCTCAACGTGACGCGGAATGTACTGTCGTCCGGGCAGTCGGTAGTCTGGGACGTGCTGGTCAACAGTGTCGACGTCGGCGACTGGATCTGGTCTTCTGCCGATGGCACGGGCCTGACCAACATCGCGCTGGCATTCGCTCCGATCGCGGGCGAATTCAACTCGCTCGCGCTGGTCGTCAAGAACGAGGTTCCCGGCGGCGCGGGATCAATCGCACTCGGCCTGGACACGAGGACGACCGTATCGAACGAGGTCCCGGAGCCCGGCACCATGCTCCTGCTGGGCCTGACGATGGCCGGTCTTGCCGCCAGCCGTCGCCGCCAGTAA
- a CDS encoding cohesin domain-containing protein: MSPRIILASLAAATAVGLSAPAAAAYALSLHATPSSGTVGGQVVVDVNLTLDGGDTLLGMDFVLNYDPAVLQYLATAEGSLTPGWASVPPFESPAGRISATFLDPTFTGLDSTAGPLAGSIASLTFVLQAPGFSTLTLSDIVLADTQGDQQPPSGTPGAARVEVQPGGNIPEPASLPLLGLALALLCCPHENQGSARRTGS; this comes from the coding sequence ATGAGCCCTCGCATCATCCTTGCCTCGCTGGCGGCTGCCACAGCCGTTGGCCTTTCGGCACCCGCTGCGGCTGCCTATGCCCTCTCGCTGCACGCCACGCCATCCAGCGGGACGGTGGGTGGGCAAGTGGTCGTCGATGTCAATCTCACGCTCGACGGCGGCGATACCCTGCTGGGAATGGACTTCGTGTTGAACTATGACCCGGCCGTGCTGCAATACCTTGCCACCGCCGAGGGTTCGCTGACCCCAGGCTGGGCCTCGGTGCCGCCCTTCGAAAGCCCCGCAGGCCGGATCAGCGCGACCTTCCTCGACCCGACCTTCACCGGCCTGGACAGCACGGCGGGGCCACTCGCAGGCAGCATCGCCAGCCTGACTTTCGTGCTCCAGGCACCGGGATTCAGTACCCTGACCCTGTCCGACATCGTTCTCGCCGACACCCAGGGCGACCAGCAGCCACCGAGTGGGACGCCAGGGGCCGCCCGCGTCGAAGTGCAGCCGGGCGGCAACATCCCCGAACCGGCTTCGCTGCCGCTGCTCGGGCTCGCTCTGGCATTGCTCTGCTGTCCGCACGAGAATCAGGGAAGCGCGCGTCGCACCGGCTCATAG
- a CDS encoding NADP-dependent oxidoreductase has translation MTRNRQVLLVARPRGAAAADNFRLVETEIPALADRQVLVRHHYLSLDPYMRGRMNGGESYAEPQALGEVMIGGTVGEIVASRSNRYRVGDQVVGMGGWQEYQIVDGECAGALRRVDGTAIPLSAHLGAVGMPGVTAWYGLLQLIAPQSGETIVVSAASGAVGSVVGQLARLRGCRVVGIAGGPEKCRAVVEEFGFDACIDHRLHGDTRSLADALAAACPDGVDGHFENVGGRILDAVLRRCNPFARIAICGLIAGYDGQAIPLREPQLILLRRLKLQGFIVSEHLDFWPPALRELGELVASGRLRHRESIVHGIENAPAAFIGLLHGQNFGKQLVRLS, from the coding sequence GTGACGCGCAACCGGCAGGTCCTCCTCGTTGCGCGCCCGCGCGGTGCAGCCGCAGCGGACAACTTCCGGCTCGTCGAGACCGAGATACCCGCGCTCGCCGACAGACAGGTGCTGGTGCGCCACCATTACCTCAGCCTCGACCCCTACATGCGCGGCCGCATGAACGGCGGCGAGAGCTACGCCGAGCCGCAGGCGCTCGGCGAGGTGATGATCGGCGGCACCGTCGGCGAGATCGTCGCCTCGCGCAGCAACCGCTACCGCGTCGGCGACCAGGTCGTCGGCATGGGCGGCTGGCAGGAATACCAGATCGTCGATGGCGAGTGCGCCGGCGCGCTGCGCCGGGTCGACGGTACGGCAATCCCGCTCTCGGCCCACCTCGGCGCCGTCGGCATGCCGGGCGTCACCGCCTGGTACGGGCTGTTGCAACTGATCGCGCCGCAGAGCGGCGAGACGATCGTCGTCTCGGCCGCCAGCGGTGCCGTCGGCAGCGTCGTCGGCCAACTCGCCAGGCTGCGCGGCTGCCGCGTCGTCGGCATCGCCGGCGGGCCGGAGAAATGCCGCGCCGTGGTCGAGGAGTTCGGCTTCGACGCCTGCATCGACCACCGCCTGCATGGCGACACCCGCTCGCTCGCCGATGCCCTCGCCGCCGCCTGCCCGGACGGCGTCGACGGCCACTTCGAGAACGTCGGCGGCAGAATCCTCGACGCCGTCCTGCGGCGCTGCAACCCCTTCGCCCGCATCGCCATCTGCGGCCTGATCGCCGGCTACGATGGCCAGGCGATACCGCTTCGCGAACCGCAACTGATCCTGCTGCGGCGGCTGAAACTGCAGGGTTTCATCGTCAGCGAGCACCTCGACTTCTGGCCACCGGCGCTGCGCGAACTCGGCGAACTCGTCGCCAGCGGACGGTTGCGCCATCGTGAGAGCATCGTGCACGGAATCGAGAACGCGCCGGCGGCATTCATCGGCCTGCTGCACGGGCAGAACTTCGGCAAGCAGCTGGTGCGGCTGAGCTGA
- a CDS encoding MBL fold metallo-hydrolase has protein sequence MGPQTRFITSEICQVGGPGQTDQSDAAIYLVHFADTAVLIDAGSGRAGERVLMNIEAAGVQPEQVEALLLTHCHYDHSGGASEFRRRFGWQVAIHELEAAWLEAGDSQVSAACWYGDHLTPCPVDRRLAGGDRILLAGRPLEVVHIPGHSPGSVAFVVDSDDRRVVFAQDVHGPIHAALRSSVRDYRASLRKLLALEADILCEGHYGIFVGKAKVASFIERFIDG, from the coding sequence ATGGGACCACAAACACGCTTCATCACCTCCGAGATCTGCCAGGTCGGCGGTCCCGGGCAGACCGACCAGAGCGACGCGGCGATCTATCTCGTCCACTTCGCCGACACCGCCGTACTGATCGACGCCGGCAGCGGGCGCGCCGGCGAGCGCGTGCTGATGAACATCGAGGCCGCCGGCGTACAGCCGGAGCAGGTCGAGGCGCTGCTGCTGACGCACTGCCACTATGACCACAGCGGCGGCGCGTCCGAGTTCCGCCGGCGGTTCGGCTGGCAGGTGGCGATTCATGAGCTCGAGGCCGCCTGGCTCGAAGCCGGCGACAGCCAGGTCAGCGCCGCCTGCTGGTATGGCGACCACCTGACTCCGTGCCCGGTCGACCGCCGCCTCGCCGGCGGCGACCGCATCCTCCTCGCCGGCCGCCCGCTCGAGGTGGTCCATATCCCCGGCCACTCGCCCGGATCGGTCGCTTTCGTCGTCGACTCGGACGATCGCCGCGTCGTCTTCGCGCAGGACGTGCACGGGCCGATCCACGCCGCGCTGCGCTCCAGCGTCAGGGACTACCGGGCATCGCTGCGCAAGCTGCTGGCGCTCGAAGCCGACATCCTCTGCGAGGGCCACTATGGCATCTTCGTCGGCAAGGCGAAAGTCGCCAGCTTCATCGAGCGCTTCATCGATGGCTGA
- a CDS encoding antitoxin, with protein MRTTIDIDDPVLKDLKRLQQREGKSLGRLVSDLLAQSLATAASKRDATAPVFAWCSKDMQAKVELSDKNALLDAMD; from the coding sequence ATGCGCACCACGATCGACATCGACGACCCGGTACTCAAGGACCTGAAGCGCCTGCAGCAGCGCGAGGGCAAGTCGCTCGGGCGCTTGGTGTCGGACCTGCTGGCGCAGTCGCTGGCGACTGCCGCCTCGAAGCGTGACGCGACGGCACCGGTCTTCGCCTGGTGCAGCAAGGACATGCAGGCGAAGGTCGAATTGTCCGACAAGAACGCTCTGCTCGACGCCATGGATTAG
- a CDS encoding esterase/lipase family protein, which produces MLARALCLSLLLEVALYVAIATQLGDASPATAAVAAVAGVLALRALLVATSYAFALAWHSPAPRLGMVRALRMVLAEYAAFVLSFVLIFPVERWWMGADRLPAGTAAAGRRRDPVLLVHGYGCSRAAWWWLRRRLEAAGWSVATISLEPVYASIEHYVVPLARRIDAVLAQTGAERLLLVGHSMGGLVARRYLQRCGSARVAKLVTLGTPHQGSQLAYIGAGDNARQMRPHGDWLRALANPASLLDTVVIYSPHDNFVMPQANLELPGATHRAIDGLGHLAMLYSPRVASTLLAALAVDPAAAGSQR; this is translated from the coding sequence ATGCTCGCCCGTGCCCTCTGCCTGTCGCTGCTGCTCGAGGTGGCGCTCTACGTGGCCATCGCGACGCAGCTCGGCGATGCCTCGCCGGCAACCGCGGCGGTCGCCGCCGTTGCCGGGGTTCTCGCCTTGCGGGCGCTGCTCGTCGCGACGAGCTACGCCTTTGCCCTCGCCTGGCACTCGCCGGCACCGCGGCTGGGCATGGTGCGGGCGTTGCGCATGGTGCTCGCCGAATACGCCGCCTTCGTCCTCAGCTTCGTCCTCATCTTTCCCGTCGAACGCTGGTGGATGGGTGCTGACCGCCTGCCTGCCGGCACCGCCGCGGCTGGCCGGCGGCGAGACCCGGTCCTGCTGGTGCACGGCTACGGTTGTTCGCGCGCCGCCTGGTGGTGGCTGCGGCGGCGGCTCGAGGCGGCCGGTTGGAGCGTGGCGACGATCAGCCTCGAACCGGTCTACGCGAGCATCGAGCATTACGTCGTTCCGCTGGCGCGGCGGATCGACGCCGTGCTGGCGCAGACCGGCGCCGAGCGCCTGCTGCTCGTCGGCCACAGCATGGGTGGGCTGGTGGCGCGCCGCTACCTGCAGCGCTGCGGCAGCGCGCGGGTGGCGAAGCTGGTGACGCTCGGCACGCCCCACCAGGGCAGCCAGCTCGCCTACATCGGCGCCGGCGACAACGCGCGCCAGATGCGTCCGCACGGCGACTGGCTGCGGGCCCTTGCCAACCCGGCGTCGCTGCTCGATACTGTGGTCATCTACAGTCCGCATGACAACTTCGTGATGCCGCAAGCCAATCTCGAGCTGCCCGGCGCGACCCATCGCGCGATCGACGGTCTCGGACACCTGGCGATGCTCTACTCGCCACGCGTCGCCAGCACGCTGCTCGCTGCACTCGCCGTGGACCCTGCGGCTGCCGGCAGCCAGCGATGA
- a CDS encoding alpha/beta hydrolase — MNEDLQQLALLDALLGNWDSIHIRLGDPTPALQASLAALAGRLATAANADAVALILDDLLDLLEGTPAYAFVRELIVRSQLALGKTRALGSAGAVCAPLASAEAAALAGDGSARLATAISAEAEPCTIDIHFATNRQLARAGEERFTADPAGQLAYGLARVTIPIDRHRLGHVEQRAWWNRLGDAKDKRRYVVLGEVEALSGDAFLSRLAAEPEAANGLLVFTHGYNVSFEEAARRAAQLAFDLRFRGRVVLFSWPSCGSLLGYGADEERALLSAHTFRGFLESLADGPWSQVHLLAHSMGNRVLLHGLAGDAWPNGKLAQVLFVAADVYVDLFRQQFPRIRDAGANYTSYASQRDRALFFSSLLHRGERVGAIDGTPFITDGLETIDATAVGTSVLGLGLGHSYFSDRRSLLTDIGVLVGAGLPASQRGLAQSDRPRYWYFPR, encoded by the coding sequence ATGAATGAGGACCTGCAACAGCTCGCCTTGCTCGACGCACTGCTCGGCAACTGGGACAGTATCCACATCCGCCTGGGCGATCCCACTCCGGCGCTGCAGGCGTCGCTGGCGGCGCTGGCCGGGCGCCTGGCGACCGCTGCGAACGCCGACGCCGTGGCGCTGATCCTGGACGACCTGCTCGACCTGCTCGAGGGGACGCCGGCCTACGCCTTCGTCCGCGAGCTGATCGTCCGCAGTCAGCTGGCTCTCGGCAAGACCCGCGCACTCGGCAGCGCCGGTGCCGTCTGCGCGCCGCTGGCCAGCGCCGAGGCCGCTGCCCTGGCCGGCGACGGCAGCGCGCGGCTGGCCACCGCCATCAGCGCCGAGGCCGAGCCGTGCACGATCGACATCCATTTCGCCACCAACCGGCAGCTCGCGAGGGCCGGTGAGGAGCGCTTCACGGCCGACCCTGCCGGGCAGCTGGCGTACGGACTGGCACGCGTCACCATCCCGATCGATCGCCACCGTCTCGGTCATGTCGAGCAGCGCGCGTGGTGGAACCGGCTCGGCGACGCGAAGGACAAGCGGCGGTACGTCGTACTCGGCGAAGTCGAGGCATTGTCGGGCGACGCGTTCCTCAGCCGGCTCGCGGCCGAGCCCGAGGCCGCCAACGGCCTGTTGGTGTTCACCCACGGTTACAACGTCAGTTTCGAGGAAGCCGCGCGGCGGGCGGCGCAACTGGCTTTCGATCTCCGCTTTCGCGGCCGCGTCGTGCTCTTCAGCTGGCCGTCCTGCGGCTCGCTGCTCGGCTATGGCGCCGACGAGGAGCGCGCGCTGCTCTCGGCGCACACCTTCCGCGGCTTCCTCGAATCGCTCGCCGACGGCCCGTGGAGCCAGGTCCACCTGCTGGCACACAGCATGGGCAACCGCGTGCTGCTGCACGGGCTGGCCGGCGACGCCTGGCCGAACGGCAAGCTCGCACAGGTGCTGTTCGTCGCCGCCGATGTCTATGTGGATCTCTTCCGGCAGCAGTTTCCGCGCATCCGCGACGCCGGCGCGAACTACACCTCCTACGCTTCGCAACGCGACCGGGCGCTGTTCTTCTCTTCGCTGCTGCACCGGGGCGAGCGCGTCGGTGCGATCGACGGCACACCGTTCATCACCGACGGCCTCGAGACGATCGACGCGACGGCGGTGGGTACGAGCGTGCTCGGGCTGGGGCTGGGGCACAGCTACTTCTCTGACCGGCGCAGCCTGCTGACGGACATCGGCGTCCTCGTCGGCGCAGGGCTGCCGGCGTCGCAGCGCGGTCTCGCGCAGTCCGACCGGCCGCGCTACTGGTACTTTCCGCGCTGA
- a CDS encoding SIR2 family NAD-dependent protein deacylase: MQIKGALVDAVRNRQAVLFAGAGISWKAIGFGGAYIRDQLGMQIKRDYPDYDYGARSLEDVCDEYVALNDQITLVDRLAALVPQDREPQESHLAAVKAFRFIVTTNWDLLFEAAYRKINQHYQVLSQDADAPMFNYDQHNLLKIHGSGDRPLSLVATTDDYENYAETHARLLDRVAELLQNNTVLFVGYGLRDEHVRRLLSRIRGKRQQWTRKAYAVGFFDEVRTKLLASRQIEAIRADADEFLSELAVQAGVT, translated from the coding sequence ATGCAGATCAAGGGAGCCCTCGTTGACGCAGTGAGGAATCGGCAAGCCGTGCTCTTTGCTGGCGCCGGAATTTCGTGGAAAGCCATCGGCTTTGGTGGGGCGTACATCCGGGATCAGCTCGGCATGCAGATCAAGCGCGACTACCCGGACTACGACTACGGCGCCCGCTCGCTGGAAGACGTCTGTGACGAGTATGTCGCGCTCAATGACCAGATCACTCTGGTAGACCGTCTGGCGGCGCTGGTTCCCCAGGACAGGGAGCCGCAGGAGAGCCATCTGGCGGCCGTGAAGGCGTTCCGCTTCATCGTCACGACCAATTGGGATCTCCTGTTTGAAGCCGCCTACCGGAAGATCAACCAGCATTACCAGGTGCTTTCGCAGGATGCGGACGCGCCGATGTTCAATTACGACCAGCACAATCTGCTGAAGATCCACGGCTCCGGCGATAGACCGCTGTCGCTGGTGGCGACGACGGATGACTACGAGAACTACGCCGAGACGCATGCCAGGCTGCTCGACAGGGTCGCCGAGCTGCTGCAGAACAACACCGTCCTGTTCGTCGGCTACGGGCTGCGCGACGAGCATGTGCGGCGCCTGCTGTCGCGGATTCGTGGCAAGCGACAACAGTGGACGCGCAAGGCGTACGCCGTCGGCTTTTTCGACGAGGTGCGGACGAAGCTCCTGGCGAGCCGGCAGATCGAGGCCATCCGCGCCGATGCTGACGAGTTCCTGAGCGAGCTTGCCGTCCAGGCTGGCGTCACCTGA
- a CDS encoding CHAT domain-containing protein: MSRGGQDMGDGTAAVGVTSDPEDRRRRLQSLLAELAALDLERDAERGRELLAEAAQSVDRMADPRRWAALRSRYAALSEEIDPPAAAAAYRDALEVWDPASERDSWLACHEGIGWLLARQAPLTPAQQQEAIEHLECAVGERPYLAAILAPLYQFHTLGDPWANWHKRVAYLEQGAALIDRDSEPERWAAAMNALAVACQEEPDADFGAALERRLARHAQVLAALPAAATGARVETWLALSECFRFRCLGDAAANLATAESYARDALAACPPAAGWRLRAEALLALARVLLRPGRSDAAALAEARALCDEAAPLIDPALSPALRATVESFHTDICLEGIAAGDLAQVEPLLAHGQAALALLSAPEALRDRRVVRQVIADGLLLAGRFEQAAATLRDALAEATTALAEASSIAGRMERIWEFRDSAALLAHCLLRLGRSDEALLELDRGKALFWRTDNRDWTSADLAGLVPAGGALLCANFAAEPGAVTIVAAGGSETVWLPQFGRQRLLQLQRGDAHATALGGWLLAYHRQHAQAAAWRQTIDETGRVLFEELWQPLLQRLPALGVAADGELLWLHQGGSSVFPLHAAWYADDRGERHWLLDEHVIRYAPSIRALLAARPANDGRASALLVADPLRDLPFAAVECAWVQQALATPATLLGNDEATPAAVVAALGRVDILHLATHARFDLERPLQSCVFLAGGERLTIESLLPALAGRPPALLALSACETAMARVASTPDESLGFPAAFLHAGTRSVLASLWPVDDVASAFLVGRFYRELAGGAKPPACALRDAQRWLRTVSVAELMALLRAAKELPPPAGPLAAATRSALRSHAADHRPYAAPWFWAAFIICGRE; the protein is encoded by the coding sequence GTGAGTCGGGGTGGGCAGGACATGGGTGATGGCACGGCAGCGGTTGGCGTGACGAGCGACCCGGAGGATCGGCGGCGGCGACTGCAATCGCTGCTTGCCGAACTGGCGGCGCTCGACCTGGAGCGCGACGCGGAGCGCGGGCGCGAGTTGCTGGCGGAAGCCGCGCAGAGCGTCGACCGGATGGCGGATCCGCGCCGCTGGGCGGCGTTGCGCAGCCGCTACGCTGCGCTGTCGGAGGAGATCGACCCGCCGGCCGCCGCCGCGGCCTACCGCGACGCGCTCGAGGTCTGGGATCCGGCCAGCGAACGCGACAGCTGGCTGGCGTGCCACGAAGGCATCGGCTGGCTGCTGGCGCGACAGGCGCCACTGACGCCGGCGCAGCAGCAGGAGGCGATCGAGCACCTCGAGTGTGCGGTCGGCGAGCGTCCGTACCTCGCGGCGATCCTGGCGCCGCTGTATCAGTTCCACACGCTGGGTGACCCCTGGGCCAACTGGCACAAGCGGGTCGCCTACCTCGAGCAGGGAGCGGCGCTCATCGATCGCGACAGCGAGCCCGAGCGCTGGGCGGCGGCGATGAATGCGCTCGCGGTCGCCTGCCAGGAGGAGCCCGACGCCGACTTCGGCGCCGCGCTCGAACGACGGCTCGCACGGCACGCACAGGTGCTCGCCGCGTTGCCTGCCGCGGCAACGGGTGCGCGCGTCGAGACCTGGCTCGCGCTCAGCGAGTGCTTCCGCTTCCGCTGCCTGGGCGACGCCGCGGCCAACCTCGCCACGGCCGAGAGCTACGCCCGCGATGCGCTGGCTGCCTGCCCGCCGGCCGCCGGCTGGCGCCTGCGCGCCGAGGCGCTGCTCGCGCTGGCGCGCGTGCTCCTGCGGCCCGGTCGCAGCGACGCCGCAGCCCTGGCCGAGGCGCGCGCGCTCTGCGACGAGGCGGCACCGCTCATCGACCCGGCGCTCAGTCCGGCACTGCGGGCGACGGTCGAGAGCTTCCACACCGACATCTGCCTCGAGGGCATCGCCGCCGGCGACCTGGCGCAGGTCGAGCCGCTGCTGGCGCACGGCCAGGCCGCGCTGGCGCTGTTGTCGGCGCCGGAAGCGTTGCGCGACCGCCGCGTCGTGCGCCAGGTGATCGCCGACGGCCTGTTGCTGGCGGGGCGATTCGAGCAGGCCGCAGCGACGCTGCGCGACGCGCTGGCCGAGGCGACGACTGCCCTCGCCGAGGCGAGCAGCATCGCCGGACGCATGGAGCGGATTTGGGAGTTCCGCGATTCCGCCGCCCTGCTCGCCCACTGCCTGCTGCGCCTCGGGCGTAGCGACGAAGCGCTGCTCGAACTCGACCGCGGCAAGGCCCTCTTCTGGCGGACGGATAACCGCGACTGGACGAGCGCCGATCTCGCCGGCCTGGTGCCGGCCGGCGGTGCACTGCTCTGCGCCAACTTCGCGGCCGAGCCCGGCGCCGTCACCATCGTCGCCGCGGGTGGCAGCGAGACGGTGTGGCTGCCCCAGTTCGGGCGCCAGCGCCTGCTGCAACTGCAACGCGGTGATGCGCATGCGACGGCGCTCGGCGGCTGGCTGCTCGCCTACCATCGGCAGCATGCGCAGGCGGCGGCGTGGCGGCAGACGATCGACGAGACCGGCCGCGTCCTCTTCGAAGAGCTCTGGCAGCCGCTTCTGCAGCGGCTGCCGGCGCTCGGCGTCGCCGCGGACGGTGAACTGCTGTGGTTGCACCAGGGCGGCAGCAGCGTCTTTCCGCTGCACGCGGCGTGGTACGCGGACGATCGAGGCGAGCGACACTGGCTGCTCGACGAGCATGTGATCCGCTACGCGCCGTCGATTCGCGCCCTCCTCGCGGCACGCCCGGCGAACGACGGTCGCGCGTCGGCGCTGCTGGTCGCAGATCCGCTGCGCGACCTGCCCTTTGCCGCCGTCGAGTGCGCCTGGGTGCAGCAGGCGCTCGCCACGCCAGCCACGCTGCTCGGCAACGACGAGGCGACACCGGCGGCAGTGGTCGCGGCGCTCGGCCGCGTCGACATCCTGCATCTCGCGACGCACGCGCGCTTCGACCTCGAGCGCCCGCTGCAATCGTGCGTCTTCCTCGCCGGCGGCGAGCGGCTGACGATCGAATCGCTGCTGCCCGCGCTCGCCGGCCGGCCGCCGGCGCTGCTCGCCCTGTCGGCCTGCGAGACGGCGATGGCGCGCGTCGCCTCGACCCCCGACGAGTCGCTCGGCTTTCCCGCCGCCTTCCTGCACGCCGGTACGCGCAGCGTGCTCGCCTCGCTCTGGCCGGTGGATGACGTCGCGTCGGCCTTCCTCGTCGGCCGCTTCTACCGCGAACTGGCCGGCGGCGCGAAGCCGCCGGCATGCGCGTTGCGCGATGCGCAGCGCTGGCTGCGGACGGTGAGCGTCGCCGAACTGATGGCGCTCCTGCGCGCGGCGAAGGAGCTGCCGCCGCCGGCTGGTCCGCTCGCGGCGGCCACGCGCAGTGCCTTGCGCAGTCACGCCGCGGACCACCGTCCGTACGCGGCGCCGTGGTTCTGGGCGGCATTCATCATTTGTGGAAGGGAATGA